In Aspergillus luchuensis IFO 4308 DNA, chromosome 1, nearly complete sequence, the following are encoded in one genomic region:
- a CDS encoding uncharacterized protein (COG:E;~EggNog:ENOG410Q0GJ;~InterPro:IPR005645,IPR029058;~PFAM:PF03959;~TransMembrane:1 (o87-105i);~antiSMASH:Cluster_1.9) — MHFLCFHGRGTNNQIMESQIAALRHELDAIHTYDFVEGTIQAPLAPELEAFFPAKGGYFDYFSFDSAASVEKAVDDLSTFLETDGPYDGVIAFSLGAALAATYLIREAMRHPGKPLPVKCAIFLSGGAPLDPEALERGEVRLLNAAVAGNQLLRGLPTAHIWGRNDDLWGDRSETLYALCDPGERTMVLHDEGHAIPGARAKEVLLQTVKAIRRTVGRAGMAG; from the exons ATGCACTTTCTCTGCTTCCATGGTAGGGGCACCAACAACCAG ATCATGGAGTCTCAAATCG CCGCCCTACGACACGAGCTCGATGCCATACACACTTATGATTTCGTCGAGGGAACCATTCAAGCCCCCCTAGCTCCCG AACTGGAGGCCTTCTTTCCCGCAAAGGGAGGCTACTTTGATTACTTTTCGTTCGACTCGGCCGCAAGCGTGGAAAAGGCAGTGGACGACCTTTCGACCTTTCTGGAGACAGACGGTCCTTACGACGGCGTGATCGCATTTTCCTTAGGAGCCGCCCTGGCGGCCACCTATCTTATCCGGGAGGCGATGCGCCACCCAGGAAAGCCTCTCCCTGTCAAATGTGCCATCTTCCTGTCCGGCGGAGCACCGTTGGACCCAGAAGCCTTGGAGCGGGGCGAGGTACGTTTGTTGAACGCTGCTGTCGCGGGAAATCAGTTGCTGCGAGGCCTGCCTACCGCCCACATTTGGGGCCGAAATGACGACCTATGGGGAGATCGAAGCGAGACGCTGTATGCGCTATGCGACCCGGGTGAGCGAACCATGGTGCTGCACGACGAGGGTCATGCCATTCCCGGAGCAAGGGCCAAGGAGGTTCTGCTGCAGACTGTCAAGGCAATTCGGAGGACGGTTGGGAGGGCAGGGATGGCAGGCTAG
- a CDS encoding uncharacterized protein (COG:S;~EggNog:ENOG410PQ74;~TransMembrane:7 (o20-41i53-74o100-123i135-157o177-199i211-232o244-270i);~antiSMASH:Cluster_1.9), whose protein sequence is MAGTEQYSEEFLHQSKQGLINTVSSVFIALEVFCVSLRFLAKWVGRLKLGWDDAFMILGLILCIADAACTMADVKYGGIGLHEARVVQIDPHMMVNWGKFIIIIPLFYFSTVVPPKLAILHLYLSIFTEKRLRNICYATGVVIVCNWVAVIIAGLLSCRPLSYFWTGQGVCINIDAWLRWGGFANILTDVVMLILPMPVVWRLHASTRLKLGIFVTFLLGSLGLVSSIIRFWEFYVTDAEGDRTWAAATLVIWAVIEGGIYLIAACLPIYRPLTKLLWRRVCTNRGHTVESNPSKGASGGSRGSKIRPTYELKPQWRESLMDEEDCLRLVTLGSHRQSEIAPPGKIVVDHQFSVD, encoded by the exons ATGGCCGGCACGGAGCAGTATTCGGAGGAATTCCTCCATCAATCTAAACAGGGGCTCATCAACACGGTTTCCTCCGTCTTCATTGCTCTGGAGGTCTTCTGTGTGAGTCTGCGGTTTTTGGCGAAATGGGTGGGGCGCTTGAAGCTGGGCTGGGATGACGCTTTCATGATTCTGGGCTTAATTCTCTGCATCGCCGATGCGGCTTGCACGATGG CCGACGTGAAATATGGCGGGATCGGCCTTCACGAAGCACGTGTGGTGCAAATCGACCCTCACATGATGGTGAACTGGGGcaaattcatcatcatcattccttTATTCTATTTCTCGACCGTGGTGCCTCCGAAACTGGCCATCTTGCATCTATACCTAAGCATTTTTACCGAGAAACGGCTTCGCAACATTTGCTATGCCACCGGCGTGGTAATTGTCTGCAACTGGGTCGCGGTCATCATCGCCGGGCTTCTTTCCTGCCGGCCACTCAGTTACTTCTGGACTGGGCAAGGTGTTTGCATCAATATCGATGCCTGGCTCCGCTGGGGAGGGTTTGCGAATATCTTGACAGACGTGGTCATGTTGATTCTGCCCATGCCAGTGGTTTGGCGCCTGCATGCATCCACCCGGCTGAAGCTCGGGATTTTCGTCACTTTTCTTCTAGGCAGTTT GGGTCTggtctcttccatcatccggTTTTGGGAGTTTTACGTGACCGACGCCGAGGGCGACCGCACGTGGGCGGCGGCCACGCTCGTCATCTGGGCTGTCATCGAAGGCGGCATTTACCTGATCGCCGCGTGTCTCCCCATCTATCGCCCGCTGACCAAGCTTCTCTGGCGCCGAGTCTGCACGAATCGAGGCCACACCGTCGAGTCCAACCCATCGAAAGGCGCGTCGGGAGGGAGTCGCGGTAGCAAGATCAGGCCAACGTATGAACTCAAACCGCAATGGAGGGAAAGCTtgatggacgaggaggattgCCTTCGGCTGGTGACTCTGGGCAGCCACCGCCAATCGGAAATTGCGCCTCCGGGGAAGATTGTTGTTGACCACCAGTTCTCCGTGGACTGA
- a CDS encoding putative NRPS-like protein biosynthetic cluster (COG:I;~EggNog:ENOG410PJ8T;~InterPro:IPR000873,IPR009081,IPR036736,IPR036291, IPR013120,IPR042099,IPR020845;~PFAM:PF00501,PF00550,PF01370,PF07993;~SMCOG1002:AMP-dependent synthetase and ligase;~antiSMASH:Cluster_1.9), translated as MGTLLNCPSLPNCNCHFNCLLIMTATDTAGFNPRTQLVPHIVDHYAKIKPDAIYAEYPVSLTTYEHGYRPISFKAFANAVNGIAWWLLERLGPGNGEILAYVGPNDLRYPALVLGAIKAGYRMFLTSPRNSVAAHRSLLDRLNCTKLVAPVPRPPPITAILEAQTLDVLEVPSIDDLLNTEYPHFEYAKTYPEAAGETFAVIHTSGSTGIPKPIVWTHDTAVKHMHMTELGAPVGFESLHRYLFGKRMFLVPPPFHAAGLAYSLFISIPVGTTVIFPTSAGLPTAAALVEARKQTQIDVLLGVPSIIQELSQSPELLEYCSQHMERLVYCGGDLPQPIGNKVAAKIPLMNLYGASEVGMICLVASTTNRDPLTDWRYLHINPRMGAELRHVSDSEYELVIVRNPEYEAHQFSFTIFPDRKEYHTNDLFVRHPDPAKPDLWRWSARADDIIVFLNGEKTNPVSMEQYIVAHNPEVTAALVAGARRFQASLLVEVGNRDLNATERAAMIEKLWPSIAEANVVCPAHARIAKTHILFTRPAQPMLRAGKGTIQRAGTLALYTADLDALYADADRLSKDDNDQAGPGRVEDPKITQEYIRQSILDITGWKPDQLATGTENFFHLGLDSLQAITATRVFRRGLDLADFSPNLIYLHPSVTELTDAVLRIQQDQTASSEATKTVQLQQRDQLLREFSAQLSTDRTTSSSNASRPNTHTVILTGSTGNLGTYLLDALLKTPGVSHVHCLNRKADAADVQRQKSAAYTLHPDLSRVSFWTADLTAPDLGLSPETLTRLQQTTTLVIHNAWAVNFNLSLASFRPQLASVVNLLNFSHHATHLPRLFFISSISSTMGHRTPDHLTPETVIETATPGPNGYADSKYIAEHLLHHATRQNQTRTVLARVGQVAGAVHAPGLWNRTEWFPSLVVSSLHVGALPDTLGPALDRIDWMPIDLLAEVLVDLAVRDDEDSAGDAVRVYHPVNLHPRNWTDLRPEVAAALATTAGKAVQTVAFREWVLRVRKDLETAGAGAHLTESQLLKVLARNPAAKLLEFFEGIMGQEGRENVLDTRDTAARSERLRAVESMQAEWVRKWVGEWIG; from the exons ATGGGTACACTTCTGAACTGTCCATCTTTGCCAAATTGCAACTGCCATTTTAATTGTCTCTTGATCATGACTGCCACCGACACCGCGGGGTTCAATCCTCGCACTCAACTCGTTCCTCATATTGTGGACCATTATGCCAAGATCAAGCCCGATGCCATCTACGCTGAATATCCCGTCTCGCTCACCACGTACGAGCACGGCTACCGACCAATCTCCTTCAAGGCCTTTGCCAATGCTGTCAACGGTATTGCCTGGTGGCTCCTCGAGAGGTTGGGCCCAGGCAACGGCGAGATCCTGGCCTACGTAGGCCCTAATGACCTTCGATACCCGGCGTTAGTACTGGGCGCCATCAAAGCAGGATATCGG ATGTTCCTCACCTCCCCGCGCAATAGTGTCGCCGCGCATCGCAGTCTGCTCGATCGACTGAATTGTACCAAACTGGTCGCCCCGGTCCCGCGACCACCTCCCATCACGGCCATCTTGGAGGCACAGACGCTGGACGTCTTAGAGGTTCCCAGCATAGATGATCTGCTCAACACCGAGTACCCGCATTTCGAGTACGCAAAGACCTATCCCGAAGCCGCTGGGGAGACTTTTGCCGTCAT TCACACATCCGGCTCGACAGGTATCCCCAAACCGATCGTCTGGACGCACGATACCGCGGTCAAACACATGCATATGACTGAGCTGGGGGCTCCCGTGGGGTTTGAGAGCCTGCACCGATACTTGTTTGGCAAAAGGATGTTCCTCGTGCCGCCTCCTTTTCAT GCAGCCGGACTTGCGTACTCGCTATTTATCAGCATCCCAGTCGGCACCACCGTCATCTTTCCCACGTCCGCAGGTTTGCCGACCGCCGCGGCGCTGGTTGAGGCGAGAAAGCAGACGCAAATAGATGTCCTGCTTGGGGTTCCATCCATCATTCAAGAGCTCTCACAAAGCCCCGAGCTCCTAGAATACTGCAGCCAGCACATGGAGCGCTTGGTGTACTGTGGAGGAGATCTACCCCAGCCGATTGGAAACAAAGTCGCAGCCAAGATCCCCCTCATGAACTTATATGGAGCGTCGGAAGTGGGCATGATCTGTCTAGTAGCCTCCACGACCAACCGCGATCCGCTGACTGATTGGAGGTATCTCCATATCAACCCACGCATGGGCGCCGAGCTCCGCCACGTTTCAGACAGCGAGTATGAGCTCGTCATTGTCCGCAACCCGGAGTATGAAGCTCACCAATTCTCCTTCACTATCTTCCCTGACCGGAAAGAATACCATACAAACGATCTGTTCGTCCGGCACCCCGACCCCGCCAAACCAGACCTCTGGCGTTGGAGCGCGCGCGCTGACGATATAATCGTGTTCCTGAACGGTGAGAAGACGAACCCCGTGTCGATGGAGCAATATATTGTGGCGCATAATCCAGAGGTCACGGCAGCCTTGGTAGCTGGTGCGCGCCGCTTTCAGGCATCtctgctggtggaggtgggcAACCGGGATCTGAATGCGACTGAACGCGCTGCCATGATCGAGAAGCTCTGGCCCAGTATTGCAGAGGCGAACGTCGTGTGTCCTGCCCACGCCCGGATCGCCAAAACTCACATCCTTTTCACCAGGCCTGCCCAGCCCATGCTCCGGGCAGGCAAGGGAACGATCCAGCGAGCCGGCACGCTGGCGCTGTACACAGCGGATCTGGACGCCCTGTATGCGGATGCGGACAGACTCTCCAAGGACGACAACGACCAGGCTGGACCCGGTCGGGTGGAGGATCCAAAGATCACCCAGGAATACATCCGACAATCGATACTCGACATTACCGGGTGGAAGCCAGACCAGCTGGCTACGGGCACGGAAAACTTCTTTCACCTAGGACTGGACTCCCTGCAAGCGATCACGGCGACGCGGGTTTTCCGACGCGGGCTGGACTTGGCTGACTTCAGCCCTAACTTGATCTACCTGCACCCCTCGGTGACGGAATTGACCGACGCAGTGCTGCGCATTCAGCAAGATCAGACCGCGTCGAGCGAGGCCACCAAGACCGTGCAGTTGCAACAGCGCGACCAGCTCCTGCGGGAGTTCAGTGCCCAGCTCAGCACCGATCGCACCACGTCCTCGTCCAATGCTTCGCGCCCAAACACCCACACCGTCATCCTGACCGGCTCGACGGGCAATCTGGGCACCTATCTCCTTGATGCCCTGCTCAAAACCCCCGGCGTGAGCCATGTGCATTGCCTGAACCGCAAGGCCGACGCCGCTGATGTGCAGCGTCAGAAGAGCGCCGCCTACACGCTGCATCCCGACCTCTCGCGCGTGAGCTTCTGGACAGCCGACCTGACTGCCCCGGACCTCGGCCTCAGCCCTGAGACCCTCACCAGACTtcaacaaaccaccaccctgGTGATCCACAACGCGTGGGCCGTGAACTTTAATCTGTCCCTCGCCTCCTTCCGCCCCCAGCTTGCCAGCGTCGTCAACCTCCTCAACTTCTCGCACCACGCCACCCACCTCCCacggctcttcttcatctcttcgaTCAGCTCGACCATGGGCCACCGGACACCGGACCACCTCACGCCCGAAACCGTCATCGAGACTGCAACCCCCGGACCCAACGGCTACGCCGACAGCAAGTACATCGCCgaacatctcctccaccatgcCACCCGCCAGAACCAGACCCGCACCGTGCTCGCCCGCGTCGGTCAGGTCGCCGGCGCGGTCCATGCCCCGGGACTCTGGAACCGGACCGAGTGGTTCCCGAGCCTGGTCGTGAGCTCGCTGCACGTCGGCGCGCTGCCGGATACCCTGGGCCCGGCGCTGGATCGCATTGACTGGATGCCCATTGACCTGCTCGCCGAGGTCCTCGTCGATCTTGCCGTccgcgatgatgaggactcCGCCGGAGACGCAGTGCGGGTCTACCACCCGGTCAACCTGCACCCCCGCAACTGGACCGATCTCCGGCCCGAGGTTGCTGCGGCGCTGGCCACCACCGCGGGCAAGGCGGTGCAGACGGTGGCATTCCGCGAGTGGGTGCTGCGCGTGCGGAAGGATCTCGAGACGGCGGGGGCTGGGGCGCATCTGACTGAGTCGCAGTTGCTGAAGGTGCTGGCGCGAAATCCCGCAGCGAAGCTGTTGGAGTTCTTCGAGGGGATCATGGGGCAGGAGGGGCGGGAAAATGTGCTTGATACTCGGGATACCGCGGCGCGGAGTGAGCGGCTGCGGGCTGTCGAGTCCATGCAGGCGGAGTGGGTACGGAAGTGGGTGGGAGAGTGGATTGGTTGA
- a CDS encoding uncharacterized protein (antiSMASH:Cluster_1.9), which yields MVRKDKKRSRLFVAAAAYYAYYYYYNHNYNYQWTTSLVPLAEEEAKEEEDAEESFEITVFDDAHAAEPDL from the exons ATGGTGCGCAAAGACAAAAAGCGA TCCCGTCTATttgtcgccgccgccgcctatTAcgcctactactactactacaaccacaactacaactaccaaTGGACCACGTCACTGGTGCCActggccgaggaggaggccaaggaggaggaagacgccGAGGAATCGTTTGAGATTACAGTCTTTGACGACGCACATGCTGCGGAACCCGACCTCTAG
- a CDS encoding glycoside hydrolase family 28 protein (CAZy:GH28;~COG:G;~EggNog:ENOG410PFRD;~InterPro:IPR000743,IPR012334,IPR006626,IPR011050;~PFAM:PF00295;~SECRETED:SignalP(1-18);~antiSMASH:Cluster_1.9;~go_function: GO:0004650 - polygalacturonase activity [Evidence IEA];~go_process: GO:0005975 - carbohydrate metabolic process [Evidence IEA]) → MHSYQLLGLAAVGSLVSAAPAPSRVSEFAKKASTCTFTSASEASESISSCSDVVLSGIEVPAGETLDLSDAADGSTITFEGTTSFGYKEWKGPLIRFGGKDLTVTMADGAVIDGDGSRWWDSKGTNGGKTKPKFMYIHDVEDSTFKGINVKNTPVQAISVQATNVHLNDFTIDNSDGDDNGGHNTDGFDISESTGVYISGATVKNQDDCIAINSGESISFTGGTCSGGHGLSIGSVGGRDDNTVKNVTISDSTVSDSANGVRIKTIYKETGDVSEITYSNIQLSGITKYGIVIEQDYENGSPTGTPSTGIPITDVTVDGITGTLEDDATQVYILCGDGSCSDWTWSGVDLSGGKASDDCENVPSSASC, encoded by the exons ATGCACTCCTACCAGCTTCTTGGCCTGGCCGCTGTCGGCTCCCTCGTCTCTGCCGCTCCCGCTCCTTCTCGCGTCTCTGAGTTCGCTAAGAAGGCCTCTACCTGCACTTTCACCTCTGCCTCTGAGGCCAGCGAGAGcatctccagctgctccGATGTTGTCCTGAGCGGAATCGAGGTCCCCGCTGGCGAGACCCTCGACCTGTCCGACGCTGCTGATGGCTCCACC ATCACCTTCGAGGGTACCACTTCTTTCGGCTacaaggaatggaagggtcCTCTGATCCGCTTCGGTGGTAAGGACCTGACCGTCACCATGGCTGACGGCGCTGTCATCGACGGTGACGGTTCTCGCTGGTGGGACAGCAAGGGCACCAACGGTGGCAAGACCAAGCCCAAGTTCATGTACATCCACGATGTTGAGGACTCCACCTTTAAGGGCATCAACGTCAAGAACACTCCCGTCCAGGCCATCAGTGTCCAGGCTACCAACGTCCACCTGAATGACTTCACCATCGACAACTCCGACGGTGATGACAACGGTGGCCACAACACCGATGGTTTCGACATCAGCGAGTCCACCGGTGTCTACATCAGCGGTGCTACCGTCAAGAACCAGGACGACTGCATTGCCATCAACTCTGGCGAG AGCATCTCTTTCACCGGCGGTACCTGCTCCGGTGGCCACGGTCTCTCCATCGGATCCGTCGGTGGCCGTGATGACAACACCGTCAAGAACGTGACCATCTCCGACTCCACCGTCAGCGACTCTGCCAACGGTGTCCGCATCAAGACCATCTACAAGGAGACCGGTGATGTCAGCGAGATCACCTACTCCAACATCCAGCTCTCCGGTATCACCAAGTACGGTATCGTCATCGAGCAGGACTACGAGAACGGCTCTCCCACCGGCACCCCCTCCACTGGTATCCCCATCACCGATGTCACCGTTGACGGTATCACCGGTACTCTTGAGGACGATGCCACCCAGGTCTACATCCTCTGCGGTGACGGCTCTTGCTCCGACTGGACCTGGTCCGGTGTTGACCTCTCCGGTGGAAAGGCCAGCGATGACTGCGAGAACGTTCCTTCCAGTGCTTCTTGCTAA
- a CDS encoding uncharacterized protein (antiSMASH:Cluster_1.9): MGASARDTTGTACIAALSGQLRPKKALIDAWAEGRSIGGSRHCSASPLLMPCLALYLHLPHPAYPRCFTLSQHAWWMHRQSMYRLGNFQCQCIFLVIRWSLEFDDDIDIDCFGTHQHYGSVGVDRTDETRNCHCRSHYRDSGKDPLGHLQGPRINMIDPFGDIPFRGPTLVPRLIIG; this comes from the exons ATGGGCGCTTCAGCCAGGGATACCACCGGCACTGCATGCATCGCAGCATTG TCCGGCCAACTCCGGCCCAAGAAGGCATTGATTGACGCTTGGGCTGAAGGTCGAAGCATCGGCGGCTCTCGGCACTGCTCGGCATCTCCACTGCTGATGCCGTGTCTTGCTCTCTACCTCCATCTGCCCCATCCAGCTTATCCACGCTGTTTCACTCTGTCGCAACATGCTTGGTGGATGCACCGGCAGAGCATGTATCGTCTCGGCAATTTTCAGTGCCAATGCATattcctcgtcatccgaTGGTCCTTGGaatttgatgatgatatcgatATAGACTGCTTTGGGACCCACCAACACTACGGATCGGTCGGAGTAGACCGCACTGACGAGACTAGAAACTGCCACTGCCGATCCCACTATCGAGACTCTGGCAAAGACCCTTTAGGGCATTTACAGGGTCCGCGAATCAATATGATTGATCCTTTCGGCGACATTCCTTTCAGGGGTCCGACCCTGGTTCCTCGGCTGATCATCGGATAA